A single region of the Gracilibacillus caseinilyticus genome encodes:
- a CDS encoding cytochrome c oxidase subunit II, translating into MKSCIYLLFITSLLVSGCDIRVLNPQSDTAEAQSNLIYFSFLLMLLVLIVVFVMMFRFVSKYREEKVSYEIPKQEEGNRKLELTWTILPVVLLIILAVPTVIVTFNQSPNGDVQTEKYKDAVHIKVTAKRYEWQFTYPNGKKTVNELFLPANKTVR; encoded by the coding sequence ATGAAAAGCTGTATTTATCTTTTGTTCATTACCAGTTTGTTAGTAAGTGGCTGTGATATTCGAGTATTAAATCCACAAAGTGATACAGCAGAAGCGCAAAGTAATCTTATTTACTTTAGCTTTCTGCTTATGCTTTTGGTTTTGATCGTTGTATTTGTAATGATGTTCCGTTTCGTTTCGAAGTATCGTGAAGAAAAAGTATCCTATGAAATCCCGAAACAAGAGGAAGGTAATCGAAAACTGGAGTTAACCTGGACGATTCTTCCTGTCGTATTATTAATCATCTTGGCTGTACCTACGGTTATTGTAACCTTTAATCAGTCTCCTAACGGCGATGTGCAGACTGAAAAATACAAAGATGCTGTTCATATCAAAGTAACGGCTAAAAGATATGAATGGCAATTCACTTATCCAAATGGAAAGAAAACTGTGAATGAATTATTTCTGCCTGCAAATAAGACGGTACGGTAG
- a CDS encoding FMN-binding glutamate synthase family protein, protein METILTIILICLFIIVIVIPALMLIRLYLHDKKQEEHSVLQNYPILGKMRYILEKMGPELRQYLFNNDREGKPFNRKQFEYVSKAGKYQTSLMGYGAERDFDQDGYYLVNHMFPSLDEEMKITQEPTIKTKIYQISEENLFSRKEQSQEVEINPAYLSDEDMVVLGKDTVRQPFRLKGIIGQSAMSYGSLGEHAITALSEGLGMAGGTWMNTGEGSVSPYHLKGDVDIIMQISPGLFGVRDHDGHFSWEEYKHHADTEQIKAFELKLGQGAKTRGGHVDGGKITGEIAEIRKVEVGKDINSPNRFRGISNPEELLSFLQQLRETGGKPVGIKLVVGNQVEVERLAEAMKETDIVPDFITIDGSEGGTGASYYALAYSVGLPAFAAIPMVHDCLERYQLRERTKIIASGKLLTPDKIAMALCLGADLINIARGFMISVGCIMSQVCHKNTCPVGVATTDESLQKALIIDEKKYRVCNYLVTLRQGLFDLAAVAGLDSPTKLNRRYINYHTDFRQFNDWRTNETTT, encoded by the coding sequence ATGGAAACGATACTTACAATTATATTAATTTGCCTTTTCATTATCGTGATTGTTATTCCTGCTCTCATGTTAATCAGGTTATATCTTCACGATAAAAAACAAGAGGAACATTCCGTCTTGCAAAATTATCCTATACTGGGGAAAATGCGTTATATCCTTGAGAAAATGGGGCCTGAATTAAGACAGTACCTGTTCAACAATGACAGAGAAGGAAAACCTTTTAACAGAAAACAATTTGAATACGTTAGTAAAGCGGGTAAATATCAAACGAGTTTAATGGGCTATGGAGCGGAAAGAGATTTTGATCAAGATGGTTACTATCTTGTGAATCATATGTTTCCAAGCTTGGATGAGGAAATGAAAATAACGCAGGAACCCACTATCAAAACAAAAATATATCAAATCAGTGAAGAAAATTTATTTAGCAGGAAGGAACAGTCGCAAGAAGTCGAAATAAATCCAGCATACTTGTCTGATGAAGATATGGTTGTACTTGGAAAAGATACAGTTCGACAACCTTTTCGTTTAAAAGGGATAATCGGTCAATCTGCCATGAGTTATGGATCGCTTGGCGAACATGCTATAACGGCATTGTCAGAAGGTTTAGGAATGGCTGGTGGAACGTGGATGAATACAGGTGAAGGAAGTGTTTCCCCTTACCATTTAAAAGGGGATGTTGATATTATTATGCAAATCAGTCCTGGATTGTTTGGTGTACGAGACCACGATGGCCATTTCTCTTGGGAGGAATACAAACATCATGCTGATACGGAACAAATAAAAGCCTTTGAACTTAAATTAGGGCAAGGTGCTAAAACACGTGGAGGACATGTTGACGGTGGAAAAATAACAGGAGAAATTGCCGAAATTCGTAAGGTGGAAGTAGGGAAAGATATTAATAGTCCTAATCGCTTTCGTGGAATTAGTAACCCGGAAGAACTACTTTCATTTCTGCAACAGCTGCGAGAAACAGGAGGAAAACCAGTAGGCATCAAACTAGTCGTCGGAAATCAAGTGGAAGTGGAGCGGTTAGCAGAAGCAATGAAGGAAACAGATATTGTCCCTGATTTCATAACGATCGATGGTAGTGAAGGTGGAACAGGAGCTTCCTATTATGCACTCGCCTATTCGGTGGGATTACCTGCATTTGCTGCAATACCAATGGTCCATGATTGTCTGGAAAGGTATCAATTGAGAGAGCGGACTAAAATTATCGCATCAGGAAAATTATTGACACCTGACAAAATTGCGATGGCACTCTGCCTAGGGGCAGATCTTATAAATATCGCAAGAGGATTTATGATCAGTGTCGGCTGCATTATGTCTCAAGTTTGTCACAAAAATACTTGTCCAGTTGGAGTGGCGACTACAGACGAATCCTTGCAGAAAGCGTTGATCATTGATGAGAAGAAATACCGTGTGTGTAATTATTTAGTGACACTTCGTCAAGGATTGTTTGATTTGGCAGCAGTTGCAGGGTTGGACAGTCCAACTAAATTAAATCGCAGGTATATAAACTATCATACAGATTTTAGACAATTTAATGATTGGCGTACAAACGAAACAACAACATAA
- a CDS encoding cold-shock protein: MVQGTVKWFNADKGFGFIEVEGQDDVFVHFSAIQGEGFKTLEEGQSVTFDIEEGNRGPQAANVVKN, encoded by the coding sequence ATGGTACAAGGTACAGTAAAATGGTTCAACGCTGACAAAGGTTTTGGATTTATCGAAGTAGAAGGACAAGACGATGTATTCGTACACTTCTCTGCTATCCAAGGCGAAGGCTTTAAAACACTTGAAGAAGGTCAAAGTGTAACTTTCGATATCGAAGAAGGTAACCGTGGACCACAAGCTGCTAACGTAGTTAAAAACTAA
- the rlmN gene encoding 23S rRNA (adenine(2503)-C(2))-methyltransferase RlmN, whose amino-acid sequence MKSSIYSLTFDRLQEWLVEHGQKKFRAKQVWDWLYKKRVDTFEEMYNLNKDCQLVLEENFTMGTLEQEVKQESKDGTIKFLFKLTDGNLIETVLMKFNYGYSVCVTTQVGCNIGCSFCASGLLTKNRDLSAGEIVEQIMNVQKHLDTKGKEERVSHIVVMGIGEPFDNYDNTMNFLNIVNNQQGLSIGARHITVSTSGLAKRIYDFADENLQVNLALSLHAPNNELRTRIMKINKAFPLEKLMPAIDYYLEKTNRRITFEYILLKDVNDHKEEAQQLVKLLKDKRHLSYVNLIPYNPVDEHNQYDRSEKKAILDFYQVLLENGINCGVRVEHGTDIDAACGQLRSKQIKKNKDKQSV is encoded by the coding sequence ATGAAAAGCTCCATTTACTCGTTGACTTTTGATCGATTACAAGAATGGCTGGTAGAGCATGGTCAGAAGAAATTCCGTGCAAAGCAAGTCTGGGATTGGTTATATAAGAAGAGAGTTGATACATTCGAAGAAATGTACAATTTAAATAAAGACTGTCAATTAGTGTTAGAAGAGAACTTTACAATGGGAACGTTAGAACAGGAAGTTAAGCAAGAGTCAAAAGATGGTACGATTAAATTTTTGTTTAAACTTACGGATGGCAACTTAATTGAGACCGTATTAATGAAGTTTAATTATGGATATTCGGTTTGTGTGACGACCCAGGTGGGGTGCAATATTGGCTGCTCTTTCTGTGCGAGTGGATTATTGACGAAGAATCGGGACTTATCTGCAGGAGAAATCGTTGAGCAAATAATGAATGTGCAAAAGCACTTAGATACGAAAGGAAAAGAAGAACGTGTTAGTCATATTGTTGTAATGGGAATCGGTGAGCCATTTGACAATTATGATAATACGATGAATTTTCTAAATATCGTAAACAATCAGCAAGGGTTATCCATTGGTGCCCGTCACATTACGGTATCTACTAGTGGTCTGGCGAAACGAATTTATGATTTTGCTGATGAGAATCTGCAAGTAAACCTTGCGTTGTCACTGCATGCGCCGAACAATGAGTTGCGTACAAGAATTATGAAAATCAACAAAGCATTCCCGCTTGAGAAGTTAATGCCTGCAATTGATTATTATCTCGAAAAAACGAACAGGCGGATTACCTTCGAGTATATTTTGCTTAAAGATGTGAATGATCATAAAGAAGAAGCGCAGCAACTTGTGAAATTATTGAAGGATAAGCGTCATTTATCCTATGTCAATCTAATTCCATATAATCCTGTTGATGAGCATAATCAGTACGATAGAAGTGAGAAAAAAGCTATTTTGGATTTCTATCAGGTGTTGCTGGAGAACGGAATTAACTGCGGTGTCCGTGTAGAGCACGGTACAGATATTGATGCAGCCTGTGGCCAATTACGGAGTAAACAAATCAAGAAAAATAAAGACAAACAATCTGTCTAA
- a CDS encoding cbb3-type cytochrome c oxidase subunit I, translating into MIFFVAMPLLIGLMNVVVPLQIGANDLAFPVMNSLSFWLFFSGAVLFNLSFFFASPPNAGWTAYAPLSVAEFTPGAGNSFYIFSLQISGIGTLLTAVNMMVTILRLRAPGMRMLRMPLFTWATFVTSALIIIAFSALSVALYLLMFDRMFGTSFFGSDEGYPVYWQHLFWIFGHPEVYVLALPGFGIFSDVISTFSKKRIFGYSSMVLSIILIGFLGFMVWVHHMFTVGLGPMVNTFFAITTMLIAVPTGIKVFNWLFTMRNGRIQFTVPMLFAIGFIPSFVMGGVTGVMLAVPAADFQFHDSYFVVGHFHYTILGATVLGIFAGIYYWYPKITGKKLNETLGKWHFWLFVIGFHLTFFPVHFSGLQGMPRRVFTYTEEDGLFIF; encoded by the coding sequence ATGATATTTTTTGTGGCGATGCCTCTGTTAATCGGTTTAATGAATGTCGTGGTACCGCTTCAAATCGGTGCAAACGATTTAGCATTTCCGGTGATGAATTCCTTAAGCTTCTGGCTTTTTTTCAGTGGTGCAGTACTTTTTAATTTGTCTTTTTTCTTTGCCTCACCACCAAATGCAGGCTGGACAGCATATGCTCCATTAAGTGTTGCTGAATTTACTCCTGGAGCTGGAAACAGTTTCTACATATTCAGTCTGCAAATTTCTGGTATAGGCACGCTGTTAACTGCTGTTAATATGATGGTTACCATCTTGAGATTAAGAGCTCCTGGGATGAGAATGCTGCGAATGCCATTATTTACATGGGCGACCTTTGTGACATCTGCGTTGATTATCATCGCTTTTAGTGCATTATCTGTTGCGCTCTATCTACTGATGTTTGACCGAATGTTTGGTACAAGCTTTTTCGGATCAGATGAAGGTTATCCTGTATATTGGCAGCATTTGTTTTGGATTTTTGGTCATCCGGAAGTATATGTACTGGCACTTCCTGGTTTTGGGATTTTCTCAGATGTTATATCGACATTCTCAAAGAAACGGATTTTCGGCTATTCGTCCATGGTTCTTTCTATCATTCTTATAGGGTTTTTAGGCTTTATGGTCTGGGTTCACCACATGTTCACAGTGGGACTTGGACCAATGGTGAATACTTTTTTTGCAATTACAACGATGTTAATTGCGGTACCTACGGGGATTAAAGTATTTAATTGGTTATTTACAATGAGGAATGGAAGGATTCAATTTACCGTGCCGATGTTATTTGCGATCGGTTTTATCCCGTCCTTTGTGATGGGTGGGGTGACTGGTGTGATGTTGGCAGTTCCAGCAGCGGATTTCCAGTTTCATGACAGCTATTTTGTTGTAGGGCACTTTCACTATACTATTTTAGGTGCTACCGTTCTTGGAATTTTTGCAGGAATTTATTATTGGTATCCTAAAATTACCGGCAAAAAATTAAATGAGACATTAGGAAAATGGCATTTTTGGTTATTTGTGATCGGTTTTCATTTAACTTTCTTCCCGGTGCATTTCTCTGGATTGCAAGGAATGCCACGTCGAGTCTTCACTTATACAGAGGAAGATGGACTGTTTATATTTTAA
- a CDS encoding cytochrome c oxidase subunit 3, whose protein sequence is MDCLYFNFISTIGAFLMGIGMLFFVWNIYKTYQSGKAVRADCWDGRTLEWTVPSPPTKELFDPPPVVPAIDPLWDSKINKKPLSQADQTRPSPVSTKTMITPVLAGMLFIFSLSMIYHWFYPAILTAAVTLAVIIILSCKDKRKQVYQEMSGEDNKELFQDKRIGFFLYLIIDITMFAILFATYFIYTPGSIGPKPEEVFETKTVILSSVFLLSSSATLHYSEVQYRKKQSGRFYIGWSLTALLGLAFLRVEIDEFHKYWTEGYQIDTNVFLASFYVLVGLHAAHVTFGLGWMMQLLTQWRQAKLPSRLYMEKQKIFGYYWHFVDSIWVFIVLIVYLPYLI, encoded by the coding sequence ATGGACTGTTTATATTTTAATTTCATCAGTACAATCGGTGCTTTCTTGATGGGAATAGGTATGTTGTTTTTTGTCTGGAACATCTATAAAACCTATCAATCTGGGAAAGCAGTTCGAGCAGATTGCTGGGATGGGAGGACGTTGGAGTGGACAGTTCCGTCACCGCCGACAAAAGAATTATTTGATCCACCACCAGTTGTGCCTGCGATCGATCCGCTATGGGATAGTAAAATCAATAAAAAACCGCTATCTCAAGCTGATCAGACTCGTCCAAGTCCTGTCTCAACAAAAACCATGATTACTCCAGTACTGGCAGGGATGCTTTTTATCTTCAGTCTCTCCATGATTTATCACTGGTTTTATCCTGCTATACTGACAGCGGCAGTAACATTGGCTGTAATCATTATCTTGTCATGCAAAGATAAACGTAAACAGGTGTATCAAGAAATGAGTGGGGAAGATAATAAGGAGTTGTTCCAGGATAAACGAATTGGTTTCTTTTTATATCTCATTATTGATATCACGATGTTTGCGATTCTGTTTGCTACTTACTTTATCTATACCCCGGGATCCATTGGGCCGAAACCTGAAGAAGTATTTGAAACAAAAACAGTAATTCTTTCCAGTGTATTTCTGCTGTCAAGTAGCGCTACTTTGCATTACAGTGAAGTGCAATATAGGAAGAAACAAAGCGGGCGCTTTTATATTGGCTGGTCGCTGACAGCATTATTAGGCTTAGCTTTCTTGAGGGTGGAGATCGATGAGTTTCATAAATATTGGACAGAGGGCTATCAAATAGACACCAATGTGTTTTTAGCTTCCTTCTATGTGCTGGTTGGACTTCATGCCGCACACGTAACGTTTGGTTTAGGTTGGATGATGCAGCTGTTAACCCAGTGGAGGCAAGCAAAATTGCCTTCGAGATTATATATGGAAAAACAGAAAATCTTCGGTTATTATTGGCATTTTGTAGATAGTATCTGGGTGTTTATTGTGTTGATTGTTTATCTGCCATACCTTATTTGA
- a CDS encoding LLM class flavin-dependent oxidoreductase: protein MSHPFSNVTFSVLDLAPVLEGHEPGLSFQNSADLAQYVESLGYHRYWLAEHHNMPGIASSATSLIISHIASHTSKIRVGSGGIMLPNHAPLVIAEQFGTLDALYPDRIDLGLGRAPGSDQATAYALRRTLNSSADDFPNQVEELEAYFAGEARVKAVPGMGANVPLWLLGSSDFSARLAAEKGLPFAFASHFSPDYTIPALRLYRDRFKPSNQLSKPNAMVGVNIIAAETEEKAKWLATSQQQQFLSLVRGAPSKLMPPIDNIDDEWSIYEKASVEKSVNSKSTIIGDKDQVREKLATFIEETETDEVIINSQIYDHEARKNSYQIVADIFNEK, encoded by the coding sequence ATGTCTCATCCTTTTTCTAATGTGACATTTTCTGTGTTAGACCTTGCACCTGTACTCGAAGGACATGAACCAGGTTTATCCTTTCAAAACAGCGCAGATTTAGCACAATACGTAGAATCATTAGGTTATCATCGGTACTGGTTAGCAGAACACCATAACATGCCCGGCATCGCCAGTTCCGCTACTTCTTTGATTATCAGTCATATTGCCAGTCACACCAGTAAGATTCGAGTCGGCTCAGGAGGTATTATGCTGCCAAATCATGCACCATTAGTGATCGCAGAACAATTCGGTACTCTCGATGCATTATACCCGGACCGGATTGATTTGGGCTTAGGCCGTGCTCCAGGGAGTGACCAAGCAACAGCATATGCTTTAAGAAGAACATTAAACAGCAGTGCAGATGATTTTCCGAATCAAGTGGAAGAGCTTGAAGCATACTTTGCTGGCGAGGCACGAGTGAAGGCTGTTCCTGGCATGGGGGCAAATGTACCGTTATGGTTATTAGGTTCCAGTGATTTCAGCGCACGCCTTGCTGCTGAAAAAGGCTTACCATTTGCTTTCGCCAGTCATTTCTCACCGGACTACACTATACCAGCACTACGTCTGTATCGTGACCGTTTTAAACCTTCTAATCAGTTAAGTAAACCGAACGCAATGGTAGGGGTAAATATCATCGCTGCCGAAACAGAAGAGAAAGCAAAGTGGTTAGCAACGTCACAGCAGCAGCAATTCTTATCTTTAGTCAGAGGTGCTCCATCGAAACTAATGCCTCCTATTGATAACATTGACGACGAATGGTCCATTTATGAGAAAGCATCTGTTGAGAAATCTGTAAATAGTAAGTCGACAATAATTGGTGATAAAGATCAAGTGCGTGAAAAATTAGCTACTTTCATTGAAGAAACAGAAACAGATGAAGTAATCATTAATTCACAAATTTACGATCATGAGGCGAGAAAAAACTCATATCAGATTGTAGCAGATATTTTTAACGAAAAATAA
- a CDS encoding pyruvate oxidase has translation MKASEAVIDIFKEWNIAHVYGYPGDSINHLIEALRTAKDEIKFIQVRQEEVGSLAASAEAKLTNHVGVCLSIGGPGAIHLLNRMYDAREDGAPLVVITGQVSHDLVGTENFQEVNLERMFDDVAIFNRRVTSPELVQPLLKQAFKEAYTQKGVAVLSIPDDVFSQTVKKDKLRSIVHSNYRLFPDKEDVKQAAMLLQQSRKPVILAGKGAIPAREELEKFAEKIAAPVVVSLRGKGVLPDEHPNNLGNLGQIGTKPAYEAMAETDLLILIGTAFPYREFLPDDVSAIQIDIDPSKIGKWYPVDVGLVGSSKEILARFNEQLFYAENRSFLEACQENMANWWKHLDGIVADKEALQGPQVIHQLQAFVEDDAILSVDVGNVTSWSARFFRMTNQQFVISSWLATMGCGLPGAISVKLTQPEKQVWAICGDGGFSMVMQDFLTAVKYQLPITVLVLNNEKIGMIKYEQELIGNIPYQTDIEPMNYAAFADICGGKGYSATTQDELQSALAASKEDQLPTIIDVEIEDRAPLPGKIEWNQAKGYSKHVWEKLVEREGELDMPSLKTVLKRLF, from the coding sequence ATGAAAGCATCAGAAGCTGTGATAGATATATTCAAAGAATGGAATATTGCACATGTTTATGGATATCCAGGTGACTCGATTAATCATTTAATTGAAGCCTTACGTACAGCAAAAGATGAGATTAAGTTTATTCAGGTTCGCCAGGAGGAGGTGGGCTCACTGGCTGCCTCAGCAGAAGCGAAATTAACCAATCATGTTGGTGTCTGCTTATCAATTGGAGGGCCTGGTGCTATTCATTTATTGAACAGAATGTATGACGCCAGAGAGGATGGGGCTCCATTAGTAGTAATTACCGGCCAGGTCTCCCATGATTTAGTTGGAACCGAAAATTTTCAGGAAGTTAATTTAGAAAGAATGTTTGATGATGTAGCGATTTTTAACAGAAGGGTAACATCACCTGAATTAGTACAGCCGCTGCTCAAGCAAGCCTTCAAAGAAGCCTATACTCAAAAAGGGGTAGCGGTACTAAGTATTCCAGACGATGTATTTAGTCAAACAGTCAAAAAAGATAAATTGCGCTCGATTGTGCATAGTAATTATCGACTTTTTCCAGATAAAGAGGATGTAAAACAGGCTGCTATGCTTCTCCAACAATCAAGAAAGCCAGTAATTCTTGCCGGAAAGGGAGCTATACCGGCACGTGAAGAGTTAGAAAAATTTGCTGAAAAGATTGCCGCACCTGTTGTTGTCTCGTTAAGAGGTAAAGGTGTGTTACCTGATGAACACCCTAATAATTTAGGGAATTTAGGCCAAATTGGTACCAAACCAGCTTATGAGGCAATGGCTGAAACTGATTTGCTGATTTTAATTGGTACTGCCTTTCCATACCGTGAGTTTCTTCCAGATGATGTATCAGCTATACAAATCGATATCGATCCTAGCAAAATTGGAAAATGGTATCCAGTCGACGTAGGGCTTGTTGGTTCCTCAAAAGAAATATTGGCAAGATTTAATGAGCAGCTGTTTTATGCGGAGAACCGTTCATTTTTAGAAGCTTGCCAAGAAAACATGGCTAATTGGTGGAAGCATTTGGATGGAATTGTCGCTGATAAAGAAGCATTACAAGGACCACAAGTGATTCACCAATTACAAGCTTTTGTGGAGGATGATGCCATTCTTTCTGTTGATGTAGGGAATGTAACGTCTTGGTCTGCACGATTTTTTAGAATGACCAATCAACAGTTTGTTATCTCAAGCTGGTTAGCTACGATGGGCTGTGGTCTGCCAGGTGCTATATCCGTAAAATTAACCCAACCAGAAAAACAAGTGTGGGCGATATGTGGTGATGGCGGCTTTTCGATGGTTATGCAAGATTTTCTGACAGCAGTCAAATACCAGTTGCCTATTACAGTACTCGTACTAAACAATGAAAAAATCGGTATGATCAAATACGAGCAAGAGCTAATTGGTAATATTCCGTACCAGACAGATATTGAACCGATGAATTATGCTGCGTTTGCTGACATATGTGGTGGTAAGGGGTATAGCGCCACTACTCAAGACGAACTACAGTCTGCTCTTGCAGCGTCAAAAGAAGATCAATTACCAACCATTATTGATGTGGAGATTGAGGATCGTGCTCCATTACCAGGAAAAATTGAATGGAATCAAGCAAAGGGTTATTCCAAGCATGTATGGGAAAAGCTTGTCGAACGTGAAGGAGAGCTTGACATGCCTTCATTAAAAACAGTACTGAAGCGGTTATTTTAA